Proteins encoded by one window of Cannabis sativa cultivar Pink pepper isolate KNU-18-1 chromosome 4, ASM2916894v1, whole genome shotgun sequence:
- the LOC115715278 gene encoding uncharacterized protein LOC115715278, with protein sequence MRSTHFSTTGTGTGTGTRTSCFAVQVLKGRWFSVFASFLIMFGAGATYLFGVYSKQIKATLGYDQKTLNLIGFFKDLGANVGVLSGLIAEVTPTWFVLLIGAAMNFVGYFMIFLAVAGKIPKPKVWQMCMYICIGANSQNFANTGALVTCVKNFPESRGVMLGLLKGFVGLSGAVMTQIYYAIYGDDSKSLILLIAWLPAALSVVFVYTIRTMEPEKRKGSNKDELRVFYHFLYVSLFMAIFIMAMIIAQKLTQFSRAAYAGSATVVCLLLFVPLLIAIREERHLWNLNKNVPNHTPSQIILEIPKEVKQIQNQDILSPKAKKSCFLTVFDPPPRGEDYTILQALLSADMLILFLATLCGLGSSLTAVDNLGQIGESLGYPTHTVSSFVSLVSIWNYFGRVFSGFVSEALLVKYKVPRPLMMTFVLLLSCIGHILIAFPIPGSVYISSIIIGFSFGAQLPLLFAIISELFGLKYYSTLFNCGQLASPLGSYILNVKVAGALYDREALKELTRKGLDRNSVKELVCIGKQCYKLSFSILAMVTFFGALVSLILVYRTKEFYKGDIYKKFRVSEEEERGLSNNVSSSTTTTVVNGQ encoded by the coding sequence ATGAGGTCGACCCATTTCTCCACCACCGGTACCGGCACCGGCACCGGCACCAGAACATCATGTTTTGCAGTTCAGGTATTGAAAGGCCGATGGTTCAGCGTTTTCGCCTCATTCCTAATCATGTTCGGCGCCGGAGCCACCTACCTGTTCGGAGTATACTCCAAGCAAATCAAGGCCACCCTCGGTTACGACCAGAAGACCCTAAATCTCATCGGCTTCTTTAAAGACCTTGGAGCCAATGTTGGAGTTCTCTCTGGCCTAATTGCAGAGGTCACACCCACCTGGTTCGTCCTCCTAATCGGTGCAGCCATGAACTTCGTCGGTTACTTCATGATCTTTCTCGCCGTAGCAGGAAAAATCCCAAAACCCAAAGTCTGGCAAATGTGTATGTACATCTGTATTGGAGCAAATTCGCAAAATTTCGCTAATACGGGAGCTTTAGTGACTTGCGTTAAGAATTTCCCAGAAAGCAGAGGAGTCATGTTGGGTCTTTTGAAAGGGTTTGTGGGATTAAGTGGTGCTGTTATGACACAGATCTATTATGCAATTTATGGTGATGATTCTAAATCTTTGATTCTTCTCATAGCTTGGTTACCTGCAGCTTTATCTGTTGTTTTTGTATACACAATTAGAACTATGGAGCCAGAGAAGAGAAAAGGTTCGAATAAGGATGAGCTTAGAGTCTTTTACCATTTCCTATATGTTTCTCTGTTTATGGCTATTTTCATTATGGCAATGATAATTGCTCAAAAATTGACCCAATTCTCAAGAGCCGCTTATGCTGGGAGTGCAACTGTTGTTTGTCTTTTACTCTTTGTACCTCTTTTAATCGCCATTAGAGAAGAGCGTCATCTATGGAATCTCAACAAAAATGTCCCTAACCACACTCCTTCTCAGATCATTTTGGAAATCCCAAAAGAAGTAAAACAGATTCAGAATCAAGACATTCTTTCCCCCAAAGCTAAGAAATCTTGTTTCTTAACAGTGTTTGACCCTCCACCCAGAGGAGAAGACTACACCATTTTACAAGCTCTCTTAAGTGCAGACATGCTCATTCTCTTCCTCGCTACACTTTGTGGACTAGGATCGAGTTTAACCGCCGTTGACAACTTGGGTCAGATCGGAGAATCACTGGGTTACCCAACTCACACCGTTAGTTCATTCGTCTCCTTAGTAAGTATTTGGAACTATTTCGGTCGTGTCTTTTCTGGTTTCGTTTCAGAAGCTCTTTTAGTCAAATACAAAGTCCCACGGCCATTGATGATGACATTTGTTCTTCTCCTCTCATGCATTGGTCATATCCTCATAGCATTTCCAATTCCGGGTTCGGTTTACATTTCATCAATCATAATTGGGTTCTCATTCGGAGCTCAATTACCTCTGCTCTTCGCAATAATTTCAGAGCTTTTTGGGCTCAAATATTACTCGACATTGTTCAATTGTGGACAGTTAGCCAGTCCTCTGGGCTCCTACATTCTCAATGTCAAAGTCGCCGGAGCACTTTACGACAGAGAAGCATTAAAGGAGTTGACAAGGAAAGGGTTGGATCGAAATTCGGTGAAGGAGTTGGTATGTATTGGAAAACAGTGTTATAAATTGTCGTTTTCCATTTTGGCTATGGTGACTTTCTTTGGAGCTTTGGTGTCGTTGATTTTGGTGTATAGAACCAAAGAATTTTATAAAGGTGATATTTATAAAAAGTTTAGAGTGAGTGAGGAAGAAGAAAGGGGTTTGAGTAATAATGTGTCTTCTTCTACTACTACTACTGTTGTTAATGGTCAGTAG